One genomic segment of Desmodus rotundus isolate HL8 chromosome 5, HLdesRot8A.1, whole genome shotgun sequence includes these proteins:
- the LOC112302673 gene encoding olfactory receptor 4C11 translates to MAMNSSVIEFILFGLTQDAGKQKAVFVVFLILYLATLSWNFLIVVTIKSSKTLGSPMYFFLFYLSFADACFSTTTAPRLIVNALSQKKTISYNECMTQLFSVHFFGCMEVFVLILMAFDRYVAICKPLQYPNIMSQRVCGVLVILAWAGSCMHSSAQIILALQLPFCGPNVIDHYFCDLQPLLKLACMDTYVINLLVVSNSGAICMVSFIILLTSYVVILYSLRNYSREGKRKALSTCTSHFIVVVIFFGPCIFIYTRPPTTFSVDKMVAVFYTIGTPLLNPLIYTLRNAEVKIAIKKLWCNKA, encoded by the coding sequence ATGGCAATGAATAGCAGTGTGATtgaattcattttgtttgggttGACACAGGATGCAGGAAAGCAGAAAGCAGTATTTGTGGTCTTCTTGATTCTTTACCTTGCGACACTGTCATGGAACTTTCTCATTGTAGTGactattaaaagcagcaagacccTTGGGagtcccatgtacttcttcctgttCTATCTGTCCTTTGCTGATGCCTGCTTCTCTACAACCACTGCCCCCAGGTTGATTGTGAATGCCCTTTCTCAGAAGAAGACAATTTCCTACAATGAGTGCATGACTCAGCTATTTTCAGTCCACTTCTTTGGGTGCATGGAGGTCTTTGTGCTCATCCTCATGGCCTTTGATCGCTATGTCGCCATTTGTAAGCCCTTGCAATACCCAAACATCATGAGCCAACGAGTCTGTGGCGTGTTGGTGATTCTGGCCTGGGCAGGATCTTGTATGCACTCTTCAGCACAGATTATCCTGGCTTTGCAATTGCCCTTCTGTGGCCCCAATGTGATTGatcattatttttgtgatttgcAGCCCTTGTTGAAACTTGCCTGCATGGACACATATGTGATAAATTTGCTAGTTGTCTCTAATAGTGGGGCTATTTGCATGGTGAGTTTCATAATCCTGCTTACATCCTATGTTGTCATCTTGTACTCTCTGAGAAACTACAGCAGAGAAGGAAAGCGAAAAGCCCTTTCCACATGCACATCCCACTTTATTGTGGTTGTCATATTTTTTGGGCCATGTATATTCATATACACACGCCCGCCAACCACATTTTCAGTAGACAAGATGGTGGCTGTATTTTATACAATTGGGACACCCTTGCTCAACCCTCTGATCTACACACTGAGGAATGCAGAGGTGAAAATTGCCATAAAAAAGTTATGGTGTAACAAAGCATGA
- the LOC123479521 gene encoding olfactory receptor 4C11: MAMNSSVIEFILFGLTQDAGKQKTVFVVFLILYLATLSWNFLIVVTIKSSKTLGSPMYFFLFYLSFADACFSTTTAPRLIVNALSQKNTISYNECMTQLFAFHFFGAMEIFVLILMAFDRYVAICKPLQYPIIMSQRVCGMLVSVAWLGSCIHSLAQIFLALQLPFCGPNVIDHYLCDLQPLLKLACMDTYVINLLVVSNSGAICMVSFIILCISYVVILYSLRNYSREGKRKALSTCTSHFIVVVIFFGPCIFIYTRPPTTFSVDKMVSVFYTIGTPLLNPLIYTLRNAEVKIAIKKLWCNKL, encoded by the coding sequence ATGGCAATGAATAGCAGTGTGATtgaattcattttgtttgggttGACACAGGATGCAGGAAAGCAGAAAACAGTATTTGTGGTCTTCTTGATTCTTTACCTTGCGACACTGTCATGGAACTTTCTCATTGTAGTGactattaaaagcagcaagacccTTGGGAGTCCCATGTATTTCTTCCTGTTCTATCTGTCCTTTGCTGATGCCTGCTTCTCTACAACCACCGCCCCCAGGTTGATTGTGAATGCCCTTTCTCAGAAGAATACCATTTCCTACAATGAGTGCATGACTCAGTTATTCGCATTCCACTTTTTTGGGGCTATGGAGATCTTTGTGCTCATCCTCATGGCCTTTGATCGCTATGTCGCCATTTGTAAGCCCTTGCAATACCCAATCATCATGAGCCAGCGAGTCTGTGGCATGCTGGTGAGTGTGGCCTGGTTGGGATCTTGTATCCACTCTTTAGCACAGATTTTCCTAGCTTTGCAATTGCCCTTCTGTGGCCCCAATGTGATTGACCACTATTTATGTGATTTGCAGCCTTTGTTGAAACTTGCCTGCATGGACACATATGTGATAAATTTGCTAGTTGTCTCTAATAGTGGGGCCATTTGCATGGTGAGTTTTATAATCCTGTGTATCTCCTATGTTGTCATCTTGTACTCTCTGAGAAACTACAGCAGAGAAGGAAAGCGAAAAGCCCTTTCCACATGCACATCCCACTTTATTGTGGTTGTCATATTTTTTGGCCCGTGTATATTCATATACACACGCCCGCCGACCACATTTTCAGTAGACAAGATGGTGTCTGTATTTTATACAATTGGGACACCCTTGCTCAACCCTCTGATCTACACACTGAGGAATGCAGAGGTGAAAATTGCCATAAAAAAGTTATGGTGTAACAAACTATGA